The Buttiauxella selenatireducens genome has a window encoding:
- a CDS encoding 6-phospho-alpha-glucosidase, producing MKKFSVVVAGGGSTFTPGIVLMLLANQHRFPLRSLKFYDNDGARQETIAEACKVILKEQAPDIEFSYTTDPQEAFTDVDFVMAHIRVGKYPMREQDEKIPLRHGVLGQETCGPGGIAYGMRSIGGVLELVDFMEKYSPNAWMLNYSNPAAIVAEATRRLRPNAKILNICDMPIGIESRMAQIAGLKDRKEMRVRYYGLNHFGWWTSIEDKDGNDLMPKIREHVAKFGYVPPSDEHGTEASWNDTFSKAKDVWALDPTTFPNTYLKYYLFPDYVVEHSNPEHTRANEVMEHREKHVFGSCNAIIQAGKSSAGELEIDEHASYIVDLAAAIAFNTQERMLLIVPNNGAINNFDPEAMVEIPCLVGKSGPEPLVVGNIPQFQKGLMSQQVAVEKLVVEAWEEGSYVKLWQAITLSKTVPSASVAKAILDDLIEANKDYWPELK from the coding sequence ATGAAAAAATTCTCTGTAGTTGTAGCCGGTGGCGGCAGCACATTTACTCCTGGTATCGTATTGATGTTGCTGGCGAACCAGCATCGTTTCCCACTGCGTTCTTTAAAGTTCTATGACAACGATGGCGCGCGTCAGGAAACCATCGCTGAGGCCTGTAAAGTCATCCTCAAAGAGCAAGCGCCAGACATTGAATTCAGCTACACCACCGATCCGCAAGAAGCCTTCACCGATGTGGATTTCGTGATGGCACATATCCGCGTGGGTAAATACCCGATGCGTGAACAAGACGAGAAAATCCCACTACGCCACGGCGTGTTGGGCCAGGAAACCTGTGGGCCGGGCGGGATTGCTTATGGGATGCGCTCCATCGGCGGTGTATTAGAGCTGGTTGATTTTATGGAAAAATACTCGCCAAACGCCTGGATGCTTAACTATTCCAACCCGGCGGCGATTGTGGCAGAGGCGACGCGTCGACTGCGCCCGAACGCGAAGATTCTTAACATTTGCGATATGCCTATCGGCATTGAAAGCCGCATGGCGCAAATTGCTGGTCTGAAAGATCGCAAAGAGATGCGCGTACGCTATTACGGCCTGAATCACTTCGGCTGGTGGACGTCTATTGAAGATAAAGATGGCAACGATTTGATGCCTAAAATCCGTGAACATGTGGCGAAATTTGGTTACGTGCCGCCATCTGATGAACATGGTACAGAAGCCAGCTGGAACGACACTTTCTCGAAAGCAAAAGATGTGTGGGCGCTGGACCCAACCACCTTCCCAAATACTTATCTGAAATACTACCTGTTCCCGGATTACGTGGTTGAGCATTCAAACCCTGAGCACACTCGCGCGAATGAAGTGATGGAACACCGTGAAAAACACGTCTTTGGTTCCTGTAACGCCATCATTCAAGCGGGGAAATCGTCTGCCGGAGAGCTGGAAATTGACGAACATGCGTCGTACATCGTCGATCTGGCGGCGGCTATCGCATTCAACACCCAGGAGCGCATGCTGCTGATTGTGCCAAACAACGGTGCGATTAATAACTTTGACCCGGAAGCGATGGTTGAAATCCCATGTCTGGTCGGGAAAAGCGGCCCAGAGCCGTTGGTCGTCGGTAACATCCCGCAGTTCCAGAAAGGGTTGATGAGCCAGCAGGTGGCGGTTGAAAAACTGGTGGTTGAAGCCTGGGAAGAGGGATCTTATGTGAAGTTATGGCAGGCCATTACGCTCTCTAAAACCGTACCGAGTGCATCGGTTGCCAAAGCGATTCTTGATGATTTGATTGAGGCGAACAAAGATTACTGGCCTGAACTGAAGTAA